A portion of the Citrobacter rodentium NBRC 105723 = DSM 16636 genome contains these proteins:
- a CDS encoding CTP synthase C-terminal region-related (seleno)protein codes for MKISPVKDTLRIALVGDYNASVTAHQAIPLAIDDAAAVLELIADYDWLASAEITSGEDLVGYDAIWVVPGSPYKNTDGALTAIRYARENGIPFLGTCGGFQHAILEYARNVLGWRDAAHAETDTQGRMVIAPLACSLVEKTDDIELRSNTLIARAYGQTLISEGYHCNYGISTAFAGELESGDLRVTGWDDNGDIRAVELVTHPFFVATLFQHERGALAGKPVPLVQAMLRAAQG; via the coding sequence ATGAAAATATCCCCTGTGAAAGATACGCTGCGGATTGCGCTGGTGGGTGACTATAACGCCAGCGTCACGGCGCATCAGGCGATACCTCTGGCCATCGACGATGCCGCCGCCGTGCTCGAACTGATCGCCGATTATGACTGGCTCGCCAGCGCGGAAATTACCAGCGGCGAAGATTTGGTGGGATATGACGCGATCTGGGTGGTGCCCGGCAGCCCCTATAAAAATACCGACGGCGCGCTGACGGCCATCCGCTATGCCCGTGAAAACGGCATTCCTTTCCTGGGGACCTGCGGCGGTTTTCAGCATGCGATTCTGGAATACGCCCGCAACGTGCTGGGCTGGCGCGACGCCGCCCACGCCGAAACCGATACGCAGGGGCGAATGGTGATTGCGCCGCTCGCCTGCTCGCTGGTGGAAAAAACGGACGACATTGAGCTGCGGTCCAATACGCTGATTGCCAGAGCCTACGGCCAGACGCTGATTTCCGAAGGTTACCACTGTAATTATGGTATTTCCACGGCGTTTGCCGGTGAGCTGGAAAGCGGCGATTTGCGGGTAACCGGCTGGGATGACAATGGTGATATCCGCGCGGTTGAACTGGTGACGCATCCGTTCTTTGTCGCGACGCTGTTCCAGCATGAGCGTGGGGCGCTGGCGGGAAAACCCGTTCCGTTAGTCCAGGCCATGCTGCGCGCGGCGCAGGGGTAA
- a CDS encoding YbaK/prolyl-tRNA synthetase associated domain-containing protein → MCEVAKGNVTHQRLLDLLSLEGARYRVVSHQAVGKCEAVSEIRGTALGQGAKALVCKVKGNGVNQHVLAILAADQQADLARLAAHLGGLRASLASPAEVNALTGCVFGAIPPFSFHPQLKLVADPLLFERFSEIAFNAGVLDKSIILNTEDYLRIARPEQVIFRRLA, encoded by the coding sequence ATGTGCGAAGTGGCTAAGGGCAACGTGACCCATCAGCGTTTACTCGACTTATTGTCCCTGGAAGGGGCGCGTTATCGCGTCGTCAGCCATCAGGCGGTGGGAAAGTGTGAAGCCGTTTCGGAAATTCGCGGCACTGCGCTGGGACAGGGGGCAAAAGCGCTGGTGTGCAAGGTGAAGGGTAACGGCGTCAACCAGCACGTGCTGGCGATTTTAGCCGCCGATCAGCAGGCCGATCTTGCGCGGCTCGCCGCCCATCTCGGCGGTCTGCGCGCCTCTCTTGCCAGCCCGGCGGAAGTGAATGCGCTCACCGGCTGCGTTTTCGGCGCCATTCCGCCCTTCAGTTTTCATCCGCAACTGAAGCTGGTCGCCGACCCGCTGCTGTTCGAACGGTTCTCGGAAATCGCCTTTAACGCTGGCGTGCTCGATAAATCCATTATCCTTAATACCGAAGATTATCTGCGTATTGCGCGGCCTGAGCAGGTCATTTTCCGCCGCTTAGCCTGA
- the yeaR gene encoding DUF1971 domain-containing protein YeaR, with the protein MLQIPQNHIHTRSTPFWNKETAPAGIFERHLDKDTRPGVYPRLSVMQGAVKYLGYADEHSPEPEKVMIIEAGQFGVFPPEKWHNIEVMTDDTYFNIDFFVAPEVLMESAGQRKVIHTGKK; encoded by the coding sequence ATGCTTCAGATTCCACAAAATCATATCCATACGCGTTCCACGCCGTTCTGGAACAAAGAGACTGCGCCTGCCGGAATTTTCGAACGCCACCTTGATAAAGACACCCGACCGGGAGTGTATCCCCGGCTGTCGGTGATGCAGGGGGCGGTCAAATATCTCGGATATGCGGATGAACACAGCCCGGAACCGGAAAAGGTGATGATCATCGAGGCCGGGCAGTTTGGCGTTTTTCCACCGGAAAAGTGGCACAACATCGAAGTAATGACCGATGACACCTATTTTAATATCGACTTTTTTGTTGCCCCGGAGGTGCTGATGGAAAGCGCGGGACAGCGAAAAGTCATTCATACCGGGAAGAAATAA
- the leuE gene encoding leucine efflux protein LeuE, whose amino-acid sequence MFAEYGVLNYWTYLAGAIFIVLVPGPNTLFVLKNSVGRGIKGGYLAAGGVFIGDAVLMFLAYAGVATLIKTTPVLFNIVRYLGAFYLLYLGARILWSTLTAKSAAAAEGAAPFGAIFKRALVLSLTNPKAILFYVSFFVQFIDVNAPHAGLSFFILATTLEVVSFCYLSFLIVSGAFVTQYIRTKKKLAKVGNSLIGLLFVGFAARLATLQS is encoded by the coding sequence GTGTTTGCAGAGTATGGTGTACTGAATTACTGGACCTATCTGGCAGGAGCGATTTTTATTGTATTAGTCCCCGGGCCGAATACGCTCTTTGTACTGAAAAATAGCGTCGGGCGGGGGATAAAAGGCGGCTACCTTGCGGCAGGCGGCGTATTTATTGGCGATGCGGTGCTGATGTTTTTAGCCTATGCCGGGGTGGCAACGCTGATTAAAACCACGCCGGTTCTGTTTAATATTGTGCGCTATCTCGGCGCGTTTTATCTGCTGTATCTTGGCGCCAGGATCCTCTGGTCCACGCTCACGGCAAAGAGCGCAGCCGCCGCTGAAGGCGCCGCGCCGTTTGGCGCAATTTTTAAACGCGCGTTAGTGCTGAGCCTGACCAACCCGAAAGCCATCCTGTTTTATGTCTCATTCTTCGTACAGTTTATTGATGTGAATGCGCCACATGCAGGATTGTCTTTCTTTATTCTGGCGACGACCCTTGAGGTGGTGAGCTTTTGCTATCTGAGCTTCCTGATCGTGTCCGGCGCTTTTGTCACGCAGTACATCCGTACGAAAAAGAAACTGGCGAAGGTGGGCAACTCGCTGATTGGCTTGTTATTTGTCGGCTTTGCCGCGCGTCTGGCCACGCTGCAATCGTAA
- a CDS encoding DUF488 domain-containing protein: MKIQCKRLYKPAEQSDGYRVLVDRLWPRGIKKTDLAFDEWVKPLAPSGELRKAFHAQTIDFTHFSERYREELAAQRQQGQRLASIARQQTLTLLYGAKNSEQNHAIVLAAWLREL; this comes from the coding sequence ATGAAGATTCAGTGTAAACGCCTCTACAAACCGGCAGAGCAAAGCGACGGCTATCGCGTCCTGGTCGATCGGCTGTGGCCGCGCGGCATCAAAAAAACGGATCTGGCATTCGATGAATGGGTTAAACCGCTGGCTCCCTCTGGCGAATTACGTAAAGCGTTTCATGCGCAGACGATCGATTTCACCCATTTTAGCGAACGCTATCGCGAGGAGTTAGCGGCGCAGCGCCAGCAAGGCCAGCGCCTGGCGTCGATTGCCCGCCAGCAGACGCTGACGCTGCTGTACGGCGCAAAAAACAGCGAACAGAATCACGCCATTGTGCTGGCCGCGTGGCTACGCGAACTGTGA
- a CDS encoding DUF523 domain-containing protein, with product MKSKILISACLMGFKVRYNGSEKARLNATLARLQDEQRLIVHCPELAAGLPTPRPPAEIIAANGEAVLEGRARVYEKSGNDATAHYQLAAWLALRAAQEAGCDVALLTDGSPTCGSRFIYDGTFSGQRHPGMGVAATLLHQHGITVFSDQQLSEFCAWIEEKDKHEDSV from the coding sequence ATGAAAAGTAAAATACTGATTAGCGCATGCCTGATGGGGTTTAAGGTTCGCTACAACGGTAGCGAAAAAGCCCGACTGAACGCCACGCTGGCGCGTTTACAGGATGAGCAGCGCCTGATTGTTCACTGCCCGGAGCTGGCGGCCGGACTGCCAACGCCGCGCCCGCCGGCGGAAATTATCGCTGCAAACGGCGAGGCGGTGCTCGAAGGTCGCGCCAGGGTATATGAAAAGAGCGGTAATGACGCCACCGCCCACTATCAGCTTGCCGCCTGGCTTGCCCTTCGCGCGGCGCAGGAGGCCGGTTGCGACGTCGCGTTACTCACCGACGGCAGTCCAACCTGCGGCAGCCGGTTTATCTACGATGGCACCTTTAGCGGCCAGCGCCATCCGGGCATGGGCGTTGCCGCCACGCTGCTGCATCAGCATGGAATCACCGTCTTTTCCGACCAACAGTTAAGCGAATTTTGCGCGTGGATTGAGGAGAAAGATAAGCATGAAGATTCAGTGTAA
- a CDS encoding GlsB/YeaQ/YmgE family stress response membrane protein encodes MGILSWIIFGLIAGILAKWIMPGKDGGGFFMTIILGIVGAVVGGWISTLFGFGRVDGFNFGSFVVAVIGAIVVLLIYRKIKS; translated from the coding sequence ATGGGCATTCTTTCATGGATTATTTTTGGTCTTATTGCGGGTATTCTGGCGAAGTGGATCATGCCTGGTAAGGATGGCGGTGGTTTCTTCATGACGATCATCCTGGGGATCGTTGGTGCCGTAGTCGGGGGCTGGATCAGTACGCTCTTTGGCTTTGGCAGAGTCGACGGTTTTAACTTCGGCAGCTTCGTGGTGGCGGTTATCGGTGCCATCGTGGTTCTGCTGATCTACAGAAAGATCAAAAGCTAA
- a CDS encoding DUF441 domain-containing protein gives MFDVTLLILLGLAALGFISHNTTVAVSILVLIIVRVTPLNAFFPWIEKQGLTIGIIILTIGVMAPIASGTLPPSTLIHSFLNWKSLVAIVVGVGVSWLGGRGVTLMGSQPQLVAGLLVGTVLGVALFRGVPVGPLIAAGLVSLIVGKQ, from the coding sequence ATGTTTGATGTCACTCTGCTGATCCTTCTTGGACTGGCAGCGCTGGGCTTTATCAGCCATAACACCACGGTCGCCGTTTCGATACTGGTGCTGATCATTGTTCGCGTTACCCCTCTCAACGCCTTTTTCCCGTGGATTGAAAAACAGGGGCTGACCATCGGGATCATTATCCTGACGATTGGGGTGATGGCGCCCATCGCCAGCGGTACGCTTCCCCCCTCCACGCTGATTCACTCCTTTCTTAACTGGAAGTCGCTGGTGGCGATCGTGGTTGGCGTGGGGGTTTCCTGGCTCGGCGGGCGCGGCGTCACGCTGATGGGCAGTCAGCCGCAGCTGGTCGCCGGTTTACTGGTCGGCACCGTTCTCGGCGTGGCGCTGTTTCGCGGCGTTCCCGTCGGACCGCTTATCGCTGCGGGGCTGGTGTCGCTGATTGTGGGGAAGCAGTAG
- the dgcJ gene encoding diguanylate cyclase DgcJ, which translates to MKLHHKALRLFISVSVVVLTSSFLLLELVNSHRAMNGYMRYLIEKADSSFLYEKYRNQSIAAHLMRTFSTPETPFSAAKRRAVCQAFERVNTVYGVNLTRHNYLALHGTLQTAVPECAHIADEVLQLAAFDQAVMVNRQQTDYGKGLATAGESFRYYLDLQNHLIYFYNLVDTRQFAMRHWHFLQEGTLGINLPDIEGVFTGRTVLSSIYQDDRTEHNVMSFLTPVYQDGRLKGMVMVDINKQKLQTIFYPRDRPLVWRYLNIAVTDTDSHKSIHIHESTNNLFHYVRYTIDLPGGLHVELSLDILYFVVSNWKIFLFYLLATALLLNMVRLHFRLYHNVSRENISDAMTGLYNRKILTSTFEQRLQRLVSGGTPVTFIAIDLDKLKQINDTQGHQEGDRAIHLLAQAIEASVRKSDYAIRLGGDEFCVILIDAEPALTAHLPERIQHYLETIAPGNEIRFSSGYYNMQANDTLQDAYKASDEQLYLNKHKNRQRS; encoded by the coding sequence ATGAAATTGCACCATAAAGCGCTCAGGCTCTTTATCTCTGTAAGCGTCGTTGTTCTGACCTCCTCGTTTCTCTTACTTGAGCTCGTTAATAGCCACAGGGCGATGAATGGCTATATGCGTTACCTTATTGAAAAAGCGGACTCCTCTTTTTTGTATGAAAAATACCGCAATCAGAGCATTGCCGCTCACCTGATGCGGACGTTTTCCACCCCAGAAACGCCCTTTTCTGCGGCAAAACGTCGCGCGGTCTGTCAGGCATTTGAACGGGTTAATACGGTATATGGCGTTAACCTTACGCGCCATAATTACCTTGCGCTTCACGGTACGCTGCAAACCGCCGTGCCCGAGTGCGCGCATATCGCCGATGAGGTACTTCAGCTTGCCGCCTTTGATCAGGCCGTGATGGTCAACCGACAGCAGACCGATTACGGCAAAGGCTTAGCCACAGCGGGAGAGAGTTTTCGCTATTACCTGGATTTGCAAAATCATCTGATCTATTTCTATAACCTGGTCGACACGCGGCAATTCGCTATGCGGCACTGGCATTTTTTACAGGAAGGCACGCTGGGGATTAACCTGCCCGATATTGAGGGGGTGTTCACTGGCCGCACCGTGCTGTCGAGTATTTATCAGGACGATCGTACCGAACATAACGTAATGAGCTTTTTAACGCCGGTTTACCAGGACGGCAGGTTAAAAGGCATGGTGATGGTCGATATCAATAAGCAAAAATTACAGACGATCTTTTATCCGCGGGATCGTCCCCTCGTCTGGCGCTATCTGAATATCGCGGTAACCGATACCGACTCGCACAAATCCATTCATATTCATGAAAGCACGAATAATCTTTTTCATTACGTCAGGTATACCATCGACCTTCCCGGCGGACTGCACGTTGAGCTGTCGCTCGACATTCTCTATTTTGTCGTTTCGAACTGGAAAATTTTTCTCTTTTATCTGTTAGCGACCGCCCTGCTGCTGAATATGGTCAGGCTGCATTTCCGGCTTTACCACAACGTTAGCCGTGAAAATATCAGCGACGCGATGACCGGTCTGTATAACCGTAAAATATTAACCTCCACTTTCGAGCAGCGCTTGCAGCGGTTAGTGAGCGGGGGAACGCCGGTCACCTTTATCGCGATAGATCTCGATAAGCTAAAGCAGATTAACGACACGCAGGGGCATCAGGAAGGCGATCGGGCCATTCACCTGCTGGCGCAGGCTATTGAAGCGTCGGTGCGCAAAAGCGATTACGCCATTCGGCTGGGCGGCGATGAATTCTGCGTGATCCTGATAGATGCGGAACCCGCCCTGACCGCGCATCTGCCTGAACGTATTCAGCATTATCTGGAGACTATCGCGCCAGGCAACGAGATCCGTTTTTCCTCAGGCTATTACAATATGCAAGCGAACGATACGTTGCAGGATGCCTACAAGGCGTCCGACGAACAGCTCTACCTTAATAAGCACAAAAATCGCCAGCGTTCATGA
- a CDS encoding DUF333 domain-containing protein, translating to MRLLFIMLSCACFLSACDTASQPEAPKPPIIGMPNPAAVYCGEKGGTLVPVQSPQGVRSDCKLPGGEVIEEWTLWRRDHPQTGK from the coding sequence ATGAGATTGTTGTTTATTATGTTGTCGTGCGCCTGTTTCTTATCGGCCTGCGACACGGCTTCGCAGCCCGAGGCGCCAAAGCCGCCGATAATCGGTATGCCAAACCCCGCCGCCGTATATTGTGGCGAAAAAGGCGGGACGCTGGTACCGGTGCAAAGCCCGCAGGGCGTGCGTTCAGACTGCAAACTGCCGGGTGGGGAAGTCATTGAAGAGTGGACGTTGTGGCGTCGCGACCATCCGCAAACCGGTAAGTGA
- the yeaG gene encoding protein kinase YeaG: MNIFDHYRQRYEAAKDEEFTLQEFLTTCRQDRSAYANAAERLLMAIGEPVMVDTAQEPRLSRLFSNRVIARYPAFEEFYGMEDAIEQIVSYLKHAAQGLEEKKQILYLLGPVGGGKSSLAERLKSLMQRVPIYVLSANGERSPVNDHPLCLFNPQEDAQILEKEYGIPRRYLGTIMSPWAAKRLHEFGGDITKFRVVKVWPSILEQIAIAKTEPGDENNQDISALVGKVDIRKLENHAQNDPDAYGYSGALCRANQGIMEFVEMFKAPIKVLHPLLTATQEGNYNGTEGISALPFNGIILAHSNESEWVTFRNNKNNEAFLDRVYIVKVPYCLRISEEIKIYEKLLNHSELTHAPCAPGTLETLSRFSILSRLKEPENSSIYSKMRVYDGESLKDTDPKAKSYQEYRDYAGVDEGMNGLSTRFAFKILSRVFNFDHAEVAANPVHLFYVLEQQIEREQFPQEQAERYLEFLKGYLIPKYAEFIGKEIQTAYLESYSEYGQNIFDRYVTYADFWIQDQEYRDPDTGQLFDRESLNAELEKIEKPAGISNPKDFRNEIVNFVLRARANNNGRNPNWTSYEKLRTVIEKKMFSNTEELLPVISFNAKTSTDEQKKHDDFVDRMMEKGYTRKQVRLLCEWYLRVRKSS; this comes from the coding sequence ATGAATATATTCGATCACTATCGCCAGCGCTATGAAGCTGCCAAGGACGAAGAGTTCACACTGCAGGAGTTTCTTACCACTTGTCGGCAAGATCGCAGTGCTTATGCCAACGCGGCAGAGCGGCTACTGATGGCTATTGGTGAGCCCGTCATGGTCGATACTGCCCAGGAACCCCGACTTTCCCGACTCTTCTCTAACCGGGTCATCGCCCGATACCCGGCGTTTGAAGAGTTCTACGGCATGGAAGACGCCATTGAGCAAATTGTCTCTTATCTGAAACATGCAGCTCAGGGGCTGGAAGAGAAGAAACAGATCCTGTATCTGTTGGGGCCTGTAGGGGGCGGTAAATCGTCGCTTGCCGAACGACTGAAGTCATTAATGCAGCGCGTGCCGATTTACGTACTGAGCGCCAACGGTGAACGCAGCCCGGTCAATGACCACCCGCTGTGCCTGTTTAATCCGCAGGAGGATGCCCAGATTCTGGAGAAAGAATATGGCATTCCCCGCCGCTATCTCGGCACCATTATGTCGCCCTGGGCGGCGAAACGCCTGCATGAATTCGGCGGCGATATCACCAAATTCCGCGTGGTGAAGGTCTGGCCGTCGATTCTGGAGCAAATCGCCATCGCCAAAACGGAACCGGGCGACGAAAACAACCAGGATATCTCGGCGCTGGTCGGCAAAGTGGATATCCGTAAGCTTGAAAACCACGCGCAAAACGATCCGGATGCCTATGGCTACTCCGGTGCGCTGTGCCGCGCCAACCAGGGGATTATGGAGTTCGTCGAGATGTTTAAAGCGCCGATCAAGGTGCTGCATCCGCTGCTGACCGCCACCCAGGAAGGAAACTACAACGGTACCGAAGGCATCTCCGCCCTGCCGTTTAACGGGATTATTCTCGCCCACTCGAACGAATCTGAATGGGTGACCTTCCGCAACAATAAAAACAACGAAGCCTTCCTCGACCGTGTTTACATCGTCAAGGTGCCGTACTGCTTACGCATTTCCGAAGAGATCAAAATCTACGAGAAATTGCTTAACCACAGCGAGCTGACCCATGCCCCCTGCGCGCCGGGAACGCTGGAAACGCTGTCCCGCTTCTCGATCCTTTCCCGCCTGAAAGAGCCGGAAAACTCGAGTATCTACTCCAAAATGCGCGTCTATGATGGCGAAAGCCTGAAAGACACCGACCCGAAAGCGAAGTCGTATCAGGAGTATCGCGACTACGCCGGAGTGGATGAAGGGATGAACGGCCTGTCAACGCGCTTCGCGTTTAAGATCCTCTCCCGCGTGTTTAACTTTGATCATGCGGAAGTGGCGGCCAACCCGGTGCACCTGTTCTACGTGCTGGAACAGCAGATTGAGCGCGAGCAGTTCCCGCAGGAGCAGGCTGAACGCTACCTGGAGTTCCTGAAAGGGTATCTGATCCCGAAATATGCTGAGTTTATCGGCAAAGAGATTCAGACCGCCTATCTTGAGTCCTACTCCGAGTACGGGCAGAACATCTTTGACCGCTATGTCACCTATGCCGACTTCTGGATTCAGGATCAGGAATACCGTGACCCGGATACCGGCCAGTTGTTCGACCGTGAGTCGCTGAACGCCGAGCTGGAGAAAATCGAAAAACCGGCGGGGATCAGCAACCCGAAAGATTTCCGCAATGAGATCGTTAACTTCGTGCTGCGCGCCAGAGCGAATAACAATGGACGTAATCCAAACTGGACCAGCTATGAAAAACTGCGCACGGTGATCGAGAAGAAAATGTTCTCGAATACCGAGGAACTGTTGCCAGTCATTTCGTTCAACGCCAAAACCTCAACCGACGAGCAGAAAAAACACGACGATTTTGTCGACCGTATGATGGAGAAAGGCTATACCCGTAAACAAGTCCGTTTACTGTGCGAATGGTATTTGCGCGTACGTAAATCGTCTTAA
- the yoaJ gene encoding protein YoaJ, which produces MKKTTLIMMAVAIVVVLGTQLGWW; this is translated from the coding sequence ATGAAAAAAACCACGCTGATTATGATGGCTGTGGCAATCGTGGTGGTGCTGGGAACTCAGTTGGGCTGGTGGTAA
- the yoaI gene encoding small membrane protein YoaI has translation MNDQMFIETLIIAFSFFTIAALLVLSVLILERSG, from the coding sequence ATGAACGATCAGATGTTTATTGAGACGCTAATCATCGCCTTTTCGTTTTTCACCATCGCCGCGCTTCTGGTGCTGTCGGTATTGATCCTTGAGCGTTCAGGCTAA
- a CDS encoding YoaK family small membrane protein, whose amino-acid sequence MRLGIMFPVVIFITAVIFLAWFFIGGYAAPGA is encoded by the coding sequence ATGAGACTGGGCATTATGTTTCCCGTTGTCATTTTCATTACCGCCGTGATTTTTTTGGCCTGGTTTTTTATCGGCGGCTATGCCGCGCCGGGGGCCTAA
- a CDS encoding DUF1869 domain-containing protein, translating to MGKATYTVTVTNNSNGVSVDYETETPMSLLVPEVAAEVVKDLVNTVRSYDTENEHDVCGW from the coding sequence ATGGGCAAAGCAACCTATACCGTCACCGTGACAAATAACAGCAATGGCGTCTCCGTAGATTATGAAACCGAAACGCCGATGAGCTTACTGGTGCCAGAGGTGGCCGCCGAAGTGGTGAAAGATCTGGTGAATACCGTTCGCTCCTACGATACGGAAAATGAGCACGACGTCTGCGGCTGGTGA
- a CDS encoding YeaH/YhbH family protein produces the protein MTWFIDRRLNGKNKSMVNRQRFLRRYKAQIKQSISEAINKRSVTDVDSGESVSIPTEDISEPMFHQGRGGLRHRVHPGNDHFVQNDRIERPQGGGGGSGSGQGQASQDGEGQDEFVFQISKDEYLDLLFEDLALPNLKQNQQRQLTEYKTHRAGFTSNGVPANISVVRSLQNSLARRTAMTAGKRRELHALEQDLETISQSEPAQLLEEERLRKEIAELRAKIERVPFIDTFDLRYKNYEKRPDPSSQAVMFCLMDVSGSMDQATKDMAKRFYILLYLFLSRTYKNVEVVYIRHHTQAKEVDEHEFFYSQETGGTIVSSALKLMDEVVKARYDPAQWNIYAAQASDGDNWADDSPLCHEILAKKLLPVVRYYSYIEITRRAHQTLWREYEHLQASFDNFAMQHIRDQDDIYPVFRELFHKQGTTSAS, from the coding sequence ATGACCTGGTTCATAGACCGACGACTCAACGGCAAAAATAAGAGCATGGTAAACCGCCAGCGCTTCTTACGCCGTTATAAAGCGCAGATTAAACAGTCGATCTCCGAGGCCATAAACAAGCGTTCGGTGACCGACGTAGACAGCGGTGAATCTGTCTCGATACCTACGGAAGATATCAGCGAACCTATGTTTCATCAGGGGCGCGGCGGCCTGCGCCATCGCGTCCATCCCGGTAACGATCATTTTGTGCAAAATGACCGTATCGAACGTCCGCAGGGCGGCGGCGGCGGTTCCGGCAGCGGCCAGGGGCAGGCCAGCCAGGACGGCGAAGGTCAGGATGAATTCGTTTTTCAGATCTCAAAAGATGAATATCTCGACCTGCTGTTTGAGGATTTGGCGCTGCCAAACCTGAAGCAAAACCAGCAGCGCCAACTCACCGAGTACAAAACGCATCGGGCAGGTTTTACCTCCAACGGCGTCCCGGCCAATATCAGCGTGGTGCGTTCGCTGCAAAACTCGCTGGCGCGCCGCACGGCGATGACGGCGGGCAAACGTCGCGAACTGCATGCGCTTGAACAGGATCTGGAAACCATCAGCCAGAGCGAACCGGCACAGCTGCTGGAAGAGGAGCGGTTGCGCAAAGAGATTGCCGAACTGCGGGCGAAAATTGAGCGCGTGCCGTTTATAGATACCTTTGACCTGCGCTACAAAAATTATGAAAAGCGGCCCGATCCTTCCAGCCAGGCGGTGATGTTTTGTCTGATGGACGTTTCCGGTTCGATGGACCAGGCGACAAAAGATATGGCGAAGCGTTTTTATATTCTGCTCTATCTGTTCCTCAGCCGGACCTATAAAAACGTTGAAGTGGTGTATATCCGCCATCATACCCAGGCGAAAGAGGTCGACGAACACGAGTTCTTTTACTCGCAGGAAACCGGCGGCACCATTGTCTCCAGCGCCCTGAAGCTGATGGATGAGGTGGTCAAGGCGCGCTACGACCCGGCGCAGTGGAATATTTACGCCGCGCAGGCCTCGGATGGCGATAACTGGGCCGACGACTCCCCGCTGTGCCATGAGATTCTGGCGAAGAAACTGCTGCCGGTGGTGCGCTATTACAGTTATATCGAAATTACCCGGCGCGCGCACCAGACCCTGTGGCGCGAATATGAGCATCTGCAGGCCAGCTTTGACAATTTTGCGATGCAGCATATCCGCGATCAGGACGATATTTATCCCGTGTTCCGCGAGCTTTTTCATAAGCAAGGCACAACCAGCGCCAGCTAA